In a single window of the Bacillota bacterium genome:
- a CDS encoding ABC transporter substrate-binding protein, translated as MRRLLGVVVCAAFLLSWLGLAAAGGSVSAGSAGASGPPQTQAPAQAREQEIRIAGQFGLVYAPLMIAQKNKIFEKYGLKPIWREYGSGAAVREALVSGEVDVGFMGIPPFLIGWDKGCPWKAAIGFCVVPVGLVTNNPSIKSLKDFRPTDKIAVPSPGSVQHILLAMQAEKELGSATAFEKNIVAMPHPDAAAALLSKKGIVAHFTTPPYMFEELNQPGMHLVVDDVACFGLPFSFNVGVATTRFHDGNPVAYACFVMAISEAMAWINVNKKEAAALLAPEFGLTPEKTYLYLTWPGMDYTTAPYGLMGFADFMREAGYIKNVPRSIDDIAWENLVAFIGDRAGGPSPIQQLQFRR; from the coding sequence ATGAGACGGCTGTTGGGGGTTGTTGTGTGCGCGGCATTCCTCTTGAGCTGGTTGGGCCTTGCCGCCGCGGGCGGCAGTGTGAGCGCAGGGAGCGCAGGCGCGTCGGGCCCACCGCAAACACAGGCTCCGGCACAGGCAAGAGAGCAGGAGATTCGGATAGCTGGTCAGTTCGGGCTGGTATATGCCCCTCTCATGATCGCTCAGAAGAACAAGATCTTCGAGAAGTACGGCCTGAAGCCGATCTGGAGGGAGTACGGGTCCGGAGCGGCTGTCCGTGAGGCCCTGGTCTCGGGAGAAGTCGACGTCGGGTTCATGGGTATCCCACCGTTCCTCATAGGCTGGGACAAAGGCTGTCCTTGGAAAGCCGCGATCGGGTTCTGTGTGGTGCCTGTAGGGCTCGTGACGAACAATCCATCGATCAAATCCCTCAAGGATTTTCGGCCCACCGACAAGATAGCCGTGCCCTCGCCCGGAAGCGTGCAGCACATTCTCCTCGCCATGCAGGCCGAGAAAGAGCTCGGCTCGGCGACCGCCTTCGAGAAGAACATCGTGGCGATGCCTCACCCCGATGCCGCTGCAGCTCTACTGTCCAAGAAAGGCATCGTCGCTCATTTCACCACTCCACCGTACATGTTCGAAGAGCTGAACCAACCCGGCATGCACCTGGTCGTCGACGACGTCGCCTGCTTCGGACTGCCGTTCAGCTTTAACGTGGGCGTCGCGACGACTCGTTTCCATGACGGCAATCCTGTGGCTTACGCGTGTTTCGTGATGGCGATCAGTGAAGCCATGGCATGGATCAACGTCAATAAGAAGGAAGCCGCTGCGCTCCTCGCTCCGGAGTTTGGCCTCACTCCCGAGAAGACTTATCTTTACCTGACGTGGCCAGGCATGGATTACACGACGGCACCATACGGCCTCATGGGCTTTGCAGACTTCATGCGAGAGGCCGGTTACATCAAGAACGTGCCGCGAAGCATCGACGACATCGCATGGGAGAACCTGGTGGCGTTCATCGGGGACAGGGCAGGCGGACCATCCCCCATCCAGCAGCTTCAGTTCCGTCGCTGA